A genomic region of Pristiophorus japonicus isolate sPriJap1 chromosome 22, sPriJap1.hap1, whole genome shotgun sequence contains the following coding sequences:
- the LOC139234790 gene encoding phytanoyl-CoA hydroxylase-interacting protein-like, which produces MELLSTPHNIEITNITCDSFKICWKTVAKDRERITHYFVDLNKKENKDSNKFKHRDVPTKLVARAVALPMTVRGHWFLSPRTEYSVAVQIAIKQSDGEYLVSDWSEVVEFCTGDYSSAHLKQLMEKAEVIAGRMLRFSVFYRNQHKEYFEYIRTHHDGVMQPYLKDNSGSHGSPVSSMLHGIFFSCNTEFNTGEPQLDSPYGRLRFQVEAEQLFHPGTNLYFADFYCMYTAYHYAILVLAPKGSAGDLFCRERLPLLDSTRNPFLTCTEGPEGRLVFHHAQDLILELIYTQPLSLAQGILGEIGGHQLMSLSTANAKKDPSCKTCNISVGR; this is translated from the exons ATGGAGCTGCTGTCAACGCCTCACAACATCGAAATCACCAACATCACCTGCGACTCTTTCAAGATCTGCTGGAAGACGGTTGCGAAGGACCGGGAGCGCATCACACATTACTTTGTTGACCTCAATAAGAAAGAGAACAAGGACTCCAACAAATTCAAGCACAGG GACGTCCCTACCAAGCTGGTGGCGAGGGCTGTGGCACTTCCGATGACAGTGCGAGGACACTGGTTCCTCAGCCCCCGTACAGAGTACAGCGTCGCTGTGCAGATTGCCATCAAGCAGAGCGACGGAGAATACCTGGTGTCTGACTGGAGCGAGGTGGTGGAATTCTGCACAGGAG attattcctctgcccacctgaaacAGTTAATGGAGAAGGCGGAAGTCATTGCTGGACGTATGCTGAGGTTTTCTGTCTTCTATCGCAACCAGCACAAGGAATACTTCGAATACATAAG GACCCACCACGATGGCGTGATGCAGCCCTACCTGAAGGACAACAGCGGCAGCCACGGATCGCCAGTCAGCAGCATGCTGCACGGCATCTTCTTCAGCTGCAACACCGAGTTCAACACCGGGGAGCCACAGCTGGACTCCCCCTACGGCCGGCTGCGCTTCCAGGTGGAGGCCGAGCAGCTCTTCCATCCCGGCACCAACCTGTACTTTGCCGACTTCTACTGCATGTACACCGCCTACCACTATGCCATCCTGGTGCTCGCCCCCAAGGGCTCTGCCGGCGACCTCTTCTGCCGGGAGCGGCTGCCGCTGCTGGACAGCACCCGCAACCCCTTCCTGACCTGCACCGAGGGTCCCGAGGGCCGGCTGGTCTTCCACCACGCCCAGGACCTCATCTTGGAACTGATCTACACCCAGCCCCTCAGCCTGGCCCAGGGCAtcctgggggagatcggaggccaccAGCTCATGAGCCTCTCCACGGCCAATGCCAAGAAGGACCCGAGCTGCAAGACCTGCAACATCAGCGTCGGGcgttag